A single Lolium perenne isolate Kyuss_39 chromosome 6, Kyuss_2.0, whole genome shotgun sequence DNA region contains:
- the LOC127334587 gene encoding NDR1/HIN1-like protein 1 yields the protein MSKEKHHKHEHHLRRCCGGFAACLLALVLIVAFIALVVYLALRPTKPSFFLQDLQLRSVHLGDPSLSATAQVTLASRNPNDHVGIFYRRLDVFVTYRDEPVTVPISLPPMYQGHRDVTIWSPVLSGESVPVAAYVADAMKQDIAAGYVALQVKVDGRVKWKVGSWVSGSYHLFVSCPAMLAAGPGGVPLGGGPNGTGGAVASLKFTQPAGCTVGT from the coding sequence ATGAGCAAGGAGAAGCACCACAAGCACGAGCACCACCTCCGGCGCTGCTGCGGCGGCTTCGCGGCATGCCTCCTGGCCCTGGTCCTCATCGTCGCCTTCATCGCGCTCGTCGTCTACCTCGCGCTCCGCCCCACCAAGCCTTCCTTCTTCCTGCAGGACCTGCAGCTCCGCTCCGTCCATCTCGGGGACCCCTCACTCTCCGCTACTGCGCAGGTCACGCTCGCCTCCCGCAACCCCAATGACCACGTCGGCATCTTCTACCGGCGCCTCGACGTCTTCGTCACCTACCGCGACGAGCCCGTCACGGTGCCGATCTCCCTGCCGCCCATGTACCAGGGACATCGGGATGTCACCATCTGGTCCCCGGTGCTGTCCGGGGAGTCCGTTCCCGTGGCCGCGTACGTCGCCGACGCCATGAAGCAGGACATCGCCGCCGGGTACGTCGCGCTGCAGGTCAAGGTCGACGGCCGCGTCAAGTGGAAGGTCGGGAGCTGGGTCTCCGGCAGCTACCACCTCTTCGTCAGCTGTCCCGCCATGCTGGCTGCCGGACCCGGTGGCGTGCCGCTTGGGGGAGGCCCCAACGGCACCGGTGGCGCCGTTGCGTCACTGAAATTCACGCAGCCGGCGGGGTGCACCGTCGGCACGTGA